Proteins encoded in a region of the Pelmatolapia mariae isolate MD_Pm_ZW linkage group LG16_19, Pm_UMD_F_2, whole genome shotgun sequence genome:
- the tank gene encoding TRAF family member-associated NF-kappa-B activator produces MERNIGDQLNKAFEAYRQVSIEKDIAKKELQKVTEYYEQYTRDLQKQIEDQQQLISELEAKLSATRQPSGEMKCEPCSHLLDGASTYRKLQYPENMGSVAVAPNMPINSSVDYQEMREAFEAIEGKFRQIRSLTKRQKDYLKRFHGGSDTSNDQRFSMPIQCTDRTADSEGPFSSALRTVDISPMSTSLASRGASQEDKDLVESLTKLSVKFPPSADSEYDFLNSAPDRQIGLPMAVPRPLSNVSSTLTEKESVPFVYPNSPSHTTSSTLSQESVRGPQQSVWIPDLCDTAAVGTELETPQSSTPECAFCNAVVPPDQMNSHLYLHFSHKNEADK; encoded by the exons ATGGAAAGGAACATCGGAGACCAGCTCAATAAAGCATTTGAAGCTTATCGTCAGGTCTCCATTGAAAAGGACATTGCTAAAAAGGAGCTGCAGAAAGTG ACTGAGTATTATGAGCAATATACTCGAGACCTTCAAAAGCAGATAGAAGATCAACAGCAACTGATTTCAGAACTTGAAGCAAAGTTGTCAGCAACAAGGCAACCATCAG gaGAAATGAAATGCGAGCCATGTAGTCATCTTCTTGACGGGGCCAGCACTTATAGGAAATTACAGTACCCG GAGAATATGGGCTCTGTTGCCGTTGCTCCTAATATGCCAATCAACAGCAGCGTTGACTA TCAGGAAATGCGGGAAGCATTTGAAGCCATTGAAGGGAAATTTCGACAGATCCGGTCTTtaaccaaaagacaaaaagattaCTTAAAAAGATTCCATGGAGGAAGTGATACATCAAATg ATCAGCGGTTCTCCATGCCCATCCAATGCACAGACCGTACCGCAGATTCAGAGGGACCCTTTTCCTCAGCTCTAAGGACAGTGGATATCTCTCCCATGTCTACCTCTCTGGCATCCCGTGGCGCCAGCCAGGAGGACAAGGACTTGGTAGAATCTCTCACCAAACTGAGCGTCAAATTCCCGCCCTCTGCGGACAGTGAATATGACTTCCTGAACAGTGCTCCAGATAGACAGATTGGTCTACCCATGGCTGTCCCGCGACCTCTCAGTAATGTCTCCTCCACATTGACAGAGAAGGAGTCCGTGCCTTTTGTCTACCCTAACTCCCCCTCCCACACAACATCATCTACACTCTCCCAGGAGAGCGTGCGGGGACCCCAGCAG TCTGTCTGGATACCGGATCTGTGTGATACAGCTGCTGTGGGGACAGAGCTGGAGACACCTCAGAGCAGCACTCCTGAATGTGCTTTCTGCAATGCTGTGGTTCCTCCAGACCAAATGAACAGCCACCTCTACTTGCATTTCTCTCATAAGAATGAAGCCGACAAGTGA